In Aethina tumida isolate Nest 87 chromosome 2, icAetTumi1.1, whole genome shotgun sequence, the DNA window TATTGGATTTGTGGTCAGTAAAGTCACTTGATGCCCCCTCAACAACAATTCCTTCCATACTGGTATGAAAGGAAGATGATGGCTCAGTGATGCCGTTGGTATTACACCAAGAATTCTTGCGGCAAAACCACAAGTGAAggataaactaaatattagaagCACCTTCATGACGAGGAATACTAGTAcaactaaattttcaattaacttaatttatcaataatcttTTGATGCAAAAACACTTAAGTTTTATCTAATGATACGCAACActcttaataaacattaagtaggtacattttttaattttatcatacgGTACAGCTGtgcaattaactaattttagagTCACGAACCGCACAATTCTAATTATCAATcagtttttaagatttaaattaacttgtttGTGTTCAAAGTggttataatgattattaaattagtttaagtaATTTACTTACGTGATAAcactaacaattatttttatactacaaTAAGTAGTTATATATTAGTTCTTAATTACTTACCTTTGGTAAAGGTTTTGGAGGTGTTAAATGCAGACCATTACCAATAAAAATAGTGTTGGGATTGACCGGCCTTACGCTATGAAAAATGGGGTTGGTGCTAACCATCAACATGCTGATGTTCTTTTGTATTTCAACTAAATCAGGAGCATCATCCCCAAAGAATTTTCTCAGCCTCAAATTCTCCTTCGGataatacttattaaatacttGATATCTgtacaaatttgtataaatgaaGCTGGTAACTCTGTCTTTAAAAGAAAGATTGTCTGGGTCACCTATTGGTAAATTTGGATCAGGGTTTACGATAGGGTGTGAAGGGTTTCCAATAGTGTCGTGGTAATTCATGCTGGCATCCAGTGAGGCTACTCCAATAATCGGACATTGGAACTTCCAACCAAAACCCAACATTATTGGCAACTGTGCTTCAACAATCAGCAAATCGAATTGTACATCTTCACTGTGAATCAACTTTTGTACTTCCGGTGAAGATAGCTGAGCATCGAAACCTTCCGCCAACATTTCGCCTAACTCCTTCCCAATCTGCATGAAGCTTTTGGACTCGTTGGCCGCAAACTCAGGGAAGTTGTACCTCTTAAAAATGTCATAGGTAAAGCTCAGATCAATTTCCGTCAGGTTTTTGAGCTTAGGATCCTTGACTGGGTCGGTTGTTAGTAGGGTAACCTGATGACCCCTCAAAGATAGCTCCCTCCAAATCGGTCTGAATGGTATTTGATGACTGAATGATGCCATTGGTATGATGCCCAAGATTTTTGCGCATGACGACACTGATATTAAACATGCTAACACGATTAAGAGTTTCATTTTGATGGTATTACGAGAACTAATcagttttagaattttatagtGTTATCTATCTAggcagttatatttttatcagtacCAGACTAGAAGATATAAAACAATCTATGTCTACTTCAAATTACCACACACATgtgttgtataaattaattaaatcttattacataatttaggATAAATCAggtgttttataaaatctactCTAGTTTTTAAAGATAAAGTAAATGGgtcaaataattgttaagaGTTCTGAAGCAACAGTATCGtgcttttgattttttgatatttttttatgtaagtaAATCTTACTCTCAATTAACCaagaactttattatttttcttattataaaaacatactgatataaataaaacaccagtgtctttattaataaaatattaatacatcaaaattacaaaaatatgatttc includes these proteins:
- the LOC126264670 gene encoding UDP-glucosyltransferase 2-like isoform X3, with amino-acid sequence MASFSHQIPFRPIWRELSLRGHQVTLLTTDPVKDPKLKNLTEIDLSFTYDIFKRYNFPEFAANESKSFMQIGKELGEMLAEGFDAQLSSPEVQKLIHSEDVQFDLLIVEAQLPIMLGFGWKFQCPIIGVASLDASMNYHDTIGNPSHPIVNPDPNLPIGDPDNLSFKDRVTSFIYTNLYRYQVFNKYYPKENLRLRKFFGDDAPDLVEIQKNISMLMVSTNPIFHSVRPVNPNTIFIGNGLHLTPPKPLPKDLQKYLDNSKNGVIYFSLGSNVKGRLLNDTTKREILNAFADLPYNVLMKMDTELKDVPKNVRIEKWLPQQDILRHPNVKLFISQGGLQSLQESITNGIPLVGIPFFGDQISNVYRMVKKGYGVRLDKKEITKDNLKAAILEVMNNPKYREKAKEMGELLHDEPMTSLEKAVWWIEYVIRHKGAKHLRSPAVDLPVYQYYMLDVIGFLLLVTIIPIYLFVKILKFIVRKICCKKSKSKRD